In the Hordeum vulgare subsp. vulgare chromosome 7H, MorexV3_pseudomolecules_assembly, whole genome shotgun sequence genome, one interval contains:
- the LOC123413216 gene encoding LRR receptor-like serine/threonine-protein kinase ER1 — protein sequence MATTATAAYGALIASLLLLAAGAAADDGAALLEVKKSFRNVGNVLYDWSGDDHCSWRGVLCDNVTFAVAALNLSGLNLEGEISPAVGALKSLVSIDLKSNGLTGQIPDEIGDCSSIKTLDLSFNNLDGDIPFSVSKLKRLETLILKNNQLVGAIPSTLSQLPNLKILDLAQNKLTGEIPRLIYWNEVLQYLGLRGNQLEGSLSPDMCQLTGLWYFDVKNNSLTGEIPETIGNCTSFQVLDLSYNRFTGSIPFNIGFLQVATLSLQGNKFTGSIPSVIGLMQALAVLDLSYNQLSGPIPSILGNLTYTEKLYMQGNRLTGTIPPELGNMSTLHYLELNDNQLTGSIPSELGKLTGLYDLNLANNSLEGPIPNNISSCVNLNSFNAYGNKLNGTIPRSLRKLESMTSLNLSSNHLSGPIPIELSRINNLDILDLSCNMITGPIPSAIGSLEHLLKLNLSKNALVGFIPAEFGNLRSIMEIDLSNNHLGGLIPQELGMLQNLMLLKLENNNITGDVSSLMNCFSLNTLNISYNNLAGVVPTDNNFSRFSPDSFLGNPGLCGYWLASCRSSSHQEKPQISKAAILGIALGGLVILLMILVAVCRPHSPPVFKDVSVSKPVSNVPPKLVILNMNMALHVYEDIMRMTENLSEKYIIGYGASSTVYKCVLKNCRPVAIKKLYAQYPQSLKEFQTELETVGSIKHRNLVSLQGYSLSPVGNLLFYEYMENGSLWDVLHEGPSKKKKLDWETRLRIALGAAQGLAYLHHDCSPRIIHRDVKSKNILLDKDYEPHLTDFGIAKSLCVSKTHTSTYVMGTIGYIDPEYARTSRLNEKSDVYSYGIVLLELLTGKKPVDNECNLHHSILSKTASNAVMETVDPDIADTCQDLGEVKKVFQLALLCTKKQPSDRPTMHEVVRVLDCLVHPDPLPKVAQPHPQPPNGPSYANEYVSLRGAGALSSCANSSSTSDAELFLKFGQAISHNTE from the exons ATGGCGaccacggcgacggcggcgtaCGGCGCCCTCAttgcctccctcctcctcctcgccgccggcgcCGCGGCGGACGACG GGGCGGCGCTGCTGGAGGTGAAGAAGTCCTTCCGCAACGTCGGCAACGTGCTCTACGACTGGTCCGGCGACGACCACTGCTCCTGGCGCGGCGTCCTCTGCGACAACGTCACCTTCGCCGTCGCCGCGCT CAACCTCTCCGGGCTCAACCTCGAGGGCGAAATCTCGCCGGCCGTCGGCGCCCTcaagagcctcgtctccat TGATTTGAAGTCGAATGGGCTGACCGGCCAGATCCCGGATGAGATTGGGGACTGCTCGTCGATTAAGACGCT GGATTTGTCCTTCAACAACTTGGATGGCGACATACCATTCTCGGTGTCCAAGCTCAAGCGCCTCGAAACCTT GATACTGAAGAACAACCAGCTGGTCGGCGCGATCCCGTCGACGCTGTCGCAGCTCCCAAATTTGAAGATTCT GGACTTGGCTCAAAACAAACTGACTGGGGAGATACCAAGGCTAATCTATTGGAATGAGGTTCTTCAATACCT GGGTTTGCGCGGCAATCAATTAGAAGGATCCCTCTCCCCGGATATGTGCCAGTTGACCGGCCTGTGGTACTT TGACGTGAAGAACAATAGCCTGACTGGGGAGATACCGGAGACCATTGGGAACTGTACGAGCTTTCAGGTCTT AGATTTATCTTACAATCGATTTACTGGATCAATCCCATTCAACATTGGCTTCCTTCAAGTTGCTACACT GTCCTTGCAAGGGAACAAGTTCACTGGTTCAATCCCATCAGTTATTGGCCTCATGCAGGCGCTTGCTGTACT TGATCTGAGTTACAACCAATTATCTGGCCCTATACCATCGATACTTGGAAACTTGACATATACTGAGAAACT ATACATGCAAGGCAACAGGTTAACTGGGACGATACCACCAGAGCTTGGGAATATGTCAACGCTTCATTACCT AGAACTAAATGATAATCAACTTACCGGGTCAATTCCGTCGGAGCTAGGAAAGCTTACTGGCTTGTATGACTT GAACCTTGCAAACAACAGCCTAGAAGGACCAATTCCGAACAATATAAGTTCTTGTGTGAATCTCAATAGCTT TAATGCTTATGGCAATAAGTTAAATGGCACCATTCCTCGTTCTTTGCGTAAACTTGAGAGCATGACCTCTTT GAATCTATCGTCAAATCATTTGAGTGGTCCTATTCCTATTGAGCTATCAAGAATCAACAATTTGGACATTTT GGatttatcctgcaacatgattacCGGTCCAATTCCATCAGCCATTGGCAGCTTGGAGCATCTATTGAAACT gaacCTGAGCAAGAATGCTCTTGTCGGATTCATCCCTGCCGAGTTCGGGAACTTGAGGAGTATCATGGAGAT TGATCTGTCCAATAACCATCTTGGTGGTCTGATTCCTCAAGAACTTGGAATGCTGCAAAATCTGATGCTGCT AAAACTGGAAAATAACAATATAACTGGGGATGTTTCTTCACTGATGAACTGCTTCAGCCTAAATACCTT AAATATATCTTACAATAATTTGGCTGGTGTTGTCCCTACTGACAATAACTTTTCACGGTTTTCACCTGACAG CTTCTTGGGTAATCCTGGACTTTGTGGATATTGGCTTGCCTCGTGCCGTTCCTCCAGCCACCAAGAGAAAC CACAAATCTCGAAGGCTGCAATACTCGGCATTGCGCTGGGTGGGCTTGTTATCCTTCTGATGATTTTGGTAGCTGTATGCAGGCCGCACAGCCCTCCTGTTTTCAAAGATGTCTCTGTTAGCAAACCAG TGAGCAATGTCCCCCCCAAGCTAGTGATACTTAATATGAACATGGCCCTCCATGTATATGAAGACATAATGAGGATGACTGAGAACTTGAGTGAGAAATACATCATTGGGTATGGGGCATCAAGCACTGTTTACAAATGTGTTTTGAAGAATTGCAGACCGGTGGCAATCAAAAAGCTGTATGCCCAGTACCCGCAAAGCCTGAAGGAATTTCAAACTGAGCTTGAGACTGTCGGCAGTATCAAACACCGGAATTTAGTGAGCCTTCAAGGATACTCCCTATCACCTGTTGGAAATCTTCTCTTCTACGAGTACATGGAAAATGGCAGCCTCTGGGATGTTTTACATG AAGGTCCATCCAAGAAGAAAAAACTTGATTGGGAGACTCGCCTTCGGATTGCTCTCGGTGCTGCTCAAGGCCTTGCCTACCTTCACCATGACTGCAGTCCCCGGATAATCCACAGGGATGTAAAATCAAAGAATATCCTCCTCGACAAAGATTACGAGCCACACCTTACGGACTTTGGCATTGCTAAGAGTTTGTGTGTTTCAAAGACTCACACGTCGACCTATGTCATGGGCACTATTGGCTACATTGATCCCGAGTACGCGCGCACCTCCCGCCTCAACGAGAAGTCTGATGTATACAGCTATGGAATTGTTCTGCTCGAGCTGCTGACCGGCAAAAAGCCCGTGGACAACGAGTGCAATCTCCATCACTCG ATCCTGTCGAAGACGGCGAGCAACGCGGTGATGGAGACGGTCGACCCCGACATCGCCGACACCTGCCAGGACCTCGGCGAGGTGAAGAAGGTGTTCCAGCTGGCGCTGCTCTGCACCAAGAAGCAGCCGTCGGACCGGCCGACGATGCACGAGGTGGTGCGCGTGCTGGACTGCCTGGTGCACCCTGACCCGCTGCCGAAGGTCGCCCAGCCGCACCCGCAGCCGCCCAACGGCCCGAGCTACGCCAACGAGTACGTGAGCCTGCGGGGCGCCGGCGCGCTGTCGTCCTGCGCCAACTCGTCGAGCACGTCGGACGCGGAGCTGTTCCTCAAGTTCGGCCAGGCCATCTCCCACAACACGGAGTAG